Proteins co-encoded in one Lasioglossum baleicum chromosome 3, iyLasBale1, whole genome shotgun sequence genomic window:
- the LOC143207242 gene encoding mitochondrial pyruvate carrier 2 yields the protein MSAIYKKSMLTIGKCVPQKFQPLWNHPAGPQTIFFWAPAFKWGLVIAGLGDLQRPANQLSVGQSSALAMTGVIWTRYSLAITPKNWSLFSVNLFVAITSLYQIARAIKSPE from the exons ATGTCTGCAATCTACAAAAAGTCGATGCTAACGATTGGCAAGTGCGTGCCCCAGAAGTTCCAGCCATTGTGGAATCACCCAGCTG GTCCGCAGACTATATTCTTCTGGGCACCAGCTTTTAAATGG GGACTTGTAATAGCTGGCCTCGGTGATTTACAAAGGCCAGCGAACCAGCTCTCTGTTGGCCAATCATCTGCCTTGGCCATGACTGGAGTGATCTGGACCAGGTATTCCCTAGCAATCACCCCGAAAAATTGGAGTCTTTTTAGCGTAAATCTCTTCGTTGCGATAACGTCTCTCTATCAAATTGCTAGAGCGATAAA gtcacctgaataa